The DNA segment TATAGATAGTGATACCTTCCAAGCATTTGCCATGTTTCCATAACACTCAGCAAAACGTGGCTCAAGTCGAAGAGCTTCCTCATTTTTTGCAATGCACATATCATAATCATGCAACTACAAAGGAATAAACATGAATCAAAGTTTAAGATCAGAGAATTTATGGTTCCCCAAACAGTTAAATGGACAATTATCTAAAGCAAAAGCAATGTACGATAATAGCACTCAACACCAGCAACatttaaatatcaaagaaaacctGATAATATATAGCACCCAAAAGAAGAAGATTATCAGTGCGCATGGGACTTCTCTCATAAACAGTATTGCTATGCTCTAGTGCCTGTTTATAGTTGCCAGCCTTGTACATTTGATGGGCAAGGGACAAGCGCGTGTCTTCATCAACTGCAACATGCACcaatccataatttttttttttaataaaataataaaaaataacataATAATTCATTTAGTAATAAACATATGATAACCACACCAACATGTAGCCTAATCTATCTATCTCTATCTTAGAATTGTGAAACCACAAGCACACTAACTAGTCGATCTTTCATTCAGTGAAAATTCCCTCATAAAAGCACAAAATTAGGGCCCCTTTCGTTTTATATAATTTTCCCCAAACATCAGTGAGAAAACTGCCTAATATTCTTCCAGCAGCAAAAATGAGACAATCTCATGAAGTACACAGAGTCAGATATTCTTTGGaccaaaaaaaaatccaaaataaattagaAACGCAAATTATATGGGGAAAAAAAAGGTTAAAAGAGAAATAGAAACAATAAAAAGTATCATCCAAAATAAATTGGAATCCTAATTTATTTGAAGAATGCGCTTTATAAAGCCAAATTTACAGCACATGACTCATTGCATGCTCCATACACACACACATCCCCCAGAAAAAAGTTGAGATCTTTTCTATTGTAATAAGGTTTACCAAAATTTGACGTTGTTGCTTCTTACTTGCCATCATAAACAAATGAAAATTCATACCATATCAACAGTAAAATGTATTTTATTTCAGTTCCCGGCCTCCTGCCCAAAGAAAAAAGGGGAGGAAATGGAGAGAGATGATTCTTATTATTTCCATGTTGCCAAAGCAAAACAAAAGCCGAATACAACTGCCATGCTGATTCCCATCGATTCTATTTTAAACTAACCAACACTCACAACCAAAGAAATTACACCAACAGGAAAATTGAAACCATGGGAATTTTGAAACAGACAAAACAAAACGCGCACACAAACCATTAGACTTTCTAAATCCAACAAAACATTAcacgaaaaaaaaaatttataaaacctTAAGAACAATGACATAAGATAGCCCATTTCACACCATTTATCCATCATACAAATAATGTAAACAGATATAAATAAATAACAGAACGATCGACTGATAACTCACCTTCATTATTAGAATCACGGCCTTTAAAAGGAACAAGACTCAGCGAAGAAGACGACGGCTCAAGCTTCACCTGGAAGCCAGTATCATCGTGAGCAGAGCCGCCAAGCGAAGCCCGATGTCCGTTCTGCAACGAAATCATCCCGATAACCTAAAACCAAAACTCCAGAAAAATAAACCACTCCTGCTCCAAAATCCAACCATCAAACGAGCAAACACAATTCCAGATCAGATCTAAACGCCAAAAGAAACCACAGAGAAAACTCCAAAGAACAAAAAAGAAGCAGTGAACTAGATCAAGAAAAACCCTAGCGCACGCAAACCGCAAGAATTGAGGTTTTCTCAAGCTTTTTACTTCTCCaatttcccatttttctttttattcaaaAATGGAACTCCCGAATTTTGTTATTTTAGCTGGAGGGGAGAAGAGTATATAAATAAGGCGGAGGATGGTGAGGAGAAATCTGGACCGTTGAAGTGTAGGACGGCGATGATACAGTTGTTTTTACTTTTGTGTTGGAAGATTCGGTTTAATTCTGACACGTAACTATATAGGTTCTTGATCAGCTGGATTCTCTAATTAAGTCTtatcataaaatatataaatccATATCTAGAAAGTTTATAGCACACGGATTTGTTTTTATGGTAAATTATCTGATTCCTTATTATTTGGTTAAACGTCATTAAATATGTACCATATAATAGCTTTGCATTGCGaactaattaaaataacaaatgAAGTTGAAGATCTTATAATTTAGTGTGAACAACAAATATCAAATTGCAAATTGTAGTAAGGATTTGCATATAATTTAACCTTAGGTTATCGTATATAGTGTATAAACTTCTGTATGTGAAAGCCTTTTAAAGTATAATCACAAGGATAGCAACATAGTGCAATTGATCATTAGAAACAGTATTTATTATAGTGGAGTTGCTTGTCAGGTCCTGGAATCCAAGGTCATGATAGTGCTAAGATTCATGGGTGTCATGTAATCAGTGGAGCCAGTCATAATCTGATCTACAATAATTCTGTTTGCCTTTTCTGATGGATGAAATGGATCCCAAAATGCATAGGGCTCTCGATCACTGCACAAGTTTGAGAATATTGTGCACAGTCCAATGACGTTATATGGTCCTTGGCCGCAGCATGCTATCTTTGATGTGCTGAATCCTGCCCAAAAATAAAATGCATCTTAATGCTTCTGGTCAAATGGAAGAAACTTTGAATGAACAGTCTTGGAAATTACATAGGATACCATATGCTTCAGGATGAGTGATGAAATCCAAGTTCATTTGTCGAGTGTTTATGCGGATAAATACTTGTCTGCCAATTTTTCTGTTGAGTTCATTTAGCATTTGAACAAGCTGTGGATTATATAAGGATGCAGCTCTTTGTAGTTCAGCTGAGCATCCACCATTAGTGTTCCGCATAGCCAATTCTGCAGGAACACAACCCAGTGCTCCAGTACCTGTCACAAGAACTCGGCGTGCTCCTAGTTCATACAGCCTCTGCAGTGAAGAATTTTAATATTACTTCGAATATACTTAATTTTCTTTTGGCTAATTGAAAGAGTAGTTGAATAAAGTTGGAAGGATTAGATTACCATTAACAGTTTTCGGTACTCTGAAATCAGAAATTTAACATAATCTGGCAAATCATATTGGCAAGACCTTGCAGAAGAGGGAACCAAGTAGTAGTTGTTAACAAAATCATTGCCTCCGACAGTGATGAGGACAAGTGCTTTGTTGACAAGTTTCAGGGTTCGTGCAGCTCTGATAAGGGCTTGTACTCTTTGCTGATACTGCTGGAAGTACTCCAATTGCTGATACATTCTTATGATATTTAGCTGCAATTGTTATATGTTAGACAATTCATTCGGCTGTGATTAGTATTTTTCAGATATATTTGTTACTGAAAGTACGAAGTTGCTATAATGATAAGGTCATTGCACTGACAAATTGTATTCCAGTGTCATTGAGAATTCCAATTCCAGCAGAAGCAAAGCTAGCACCTACAAGTAGCTTCTGTCCTCTCAGCTCGGGACTCAGATTTGGCAATGCAGGTTCTGAGCCAATATGCTCACCTAGAAATGCAAGTGGTAGGCGTTAATGAGATTACAAGTATATAAAGGCTATCTAGCTATGTATGTTAACAGGTATTTAACTGAGAATGTCGGGGATGTTTAGGCCATTAGAGAAACGGCCAGTAGGTCGATGTGTAGGATAATCAATCCCATAAGGGGGTGAATCAGCATGAGCAGTCGTTGCAAGGTAGTTGTTGCCACTATCAACTAGTGAATCACCAAACACAAAGAAAGCTCTCGCATCAGCTTGGAGTGCAAAGGTTCTCATTGCCAATACAATTCCTAAATTCACCCAAGAACTGCCAACAGGTGAAATAATGGACATTGGCAGGGTTAAAGAACAATAGTAAACAACTATACAGTACAACTCTTGGATTTTTATGCAATATGGATAAAAAAAGAATAAGGATGGCCTTATATAGCTTCTGATGAGAAGGGAAATCATAAAAACAAAGCTAGCCAGATTAGGTGTGGCTTGGTTTGGACTAATCCACGCCATAAAATGCAGATACAACTTTACACAGTTTGGTGCGTATCTCTACTTCTTTATTGCCTTAAATAAATTTATAGCTGGAGTAAAGCTCATTACAATTTTTAATTTCCTGAAGTACAAATTAGCATAGTAGATACAAACTGCAGGTTTGGAGCTAGGAGGTTCAGATTTTGAGTCACCAATGTAGGTAAGCTGCAAATTCCCAGACAGAAAACTGGAATCCAATAAGACAACTTCTAGGTCTTCATTCAATAGGAGATATATTATTAATGATGGGAGCAACTGCATGAACCTCTTTATTATGATGCCATGTGGCCTGCATAATTGGGCTGCAGTTGAAGGAACTGCACAGATTCAAGAATTACTTCCACCGCCCTTCCCATTGCTGAGGGGAAGAGAAGTCCTAAATTGGGACTGTACATATAAGCCCAAAAATCTTTTGATAAACCTTTGGAAGGAGAGAAAAAAAGGGAAGGGGTTGGGGGCGGAACTTGCAAAATTTAACTCTTAATTATGCAAGCTGGACAAGTACAAGAAACCATCCAAGAATATTGAAATCCATTAAAGTAGAGCCAAATTTGGCTTAAGTGAGCACCTAAAAATAGTTAAATTAACCAATAAATCCACAAAATCATGGGCTAAATTATCCAACaatatttgaaataattttttctggctcttaaattttcaatcagtGTTTCAGATCTTCAATTTGTCCCAGTTGATAGAAAAGTGTTTTTACTTCATGGTTGGCAAGTTTACTACCCGCATGTCACCTGTGCTAACCAACATAGGTAATTGAACTGGAAGAACGAATGAGAATGGACAAGCTGATGGCGCAATTGGACCAGAAGAATGAATAAGAATGGACAAGCTGATGGCGCAACTATTGAGATATTGACCGTATCAGGGCACTGTACCAAACTATTTACAGGAAAAGTGTTTTGTTTGAGTTAATTGCCAAAACATGGTGAATACTGCTAAGGTGGAAAGAGGAGGAGCAAGTTGCACCAAAAAGCTAGTATGATTAGCGTCCCGAAGTCAAGGTGCGAATCTAAATAGCGTGCAGGTCAAGACGCAAACATTGCTAGCATCCCAGGTGTATAGTGCAGACACTTGCTTTTGCCATTCTTATAGTGGCAGATCTTCAAGAGGCTAATTATTAGGTACACCAGGAGCACTAAAAAATGGTGCTCATTCTCTCACAGAAAATGTCATATTATATAGGGAGTGAGTCCCACATGATTGTGAGAGAAGGTGTATGTGCACCGGGTGCACCTAATAATTCTTCCTTCAAGACGCGTTTGTAGGTCTTGGAACGCTAATCATAATAACTTccgtttatttgaattttttttaatgctggtttattattttttttactacccatatatttaaatttgtaaaaatatgcatttgaatttgaatttgtaaaaatatacatttagatttgaattttaatatctgtttattttttctaatatccatttatttttttaagtagtACTATAATATTTGTAAAATGTAATTGTGTTTATGCATTGTAAAAAAAATAGATTTatagattttaaaaaaattaaaaagattaaTGGCTTATTAATGTATTGGAAAAAATACCCTTTTTTTTAAtgcactttaatttttttttaatatccatACATTTGAATTTGTAAAAATATGCATCTGTATTTGAATTTTAATAcctgtttatttttttttaatatccatttattttttaaatagtaatataatatttgtgaaatgtagttgtgtttatacattgtaaaaaaaataaatttacagatttaaaaaattatgtcaaaaggattaatggcttattaaattattgaaaaaataccCTTTTTTTTAATGCCCTTTTTTTTAATACCCATATATTTGAATTTGTAAAAATAtgtatttgaatttgaatttgtaaaaatatacatttgaatttgaattttaatgtctgtttatttttttaatatccatttattttttaaattgtaatataatatttttgaaaTGTAATTGTGTTTATACATTGTAAAAAAAAAGATTTacagattttaaaaataaaattatgttaAAAAGAATAATGGCTTATTAACATATTGGAAAAAaaatattcattttttttaatactcATATATTtgaatttgtaatatttatttatttttttaatatccaTTTATTTTTTTGAGTAGTAATAtaatatttgtgaaatataattgtgTTTATACATTGTAAAAATAATAgatttacaaattttaaaaaaattatgttaaaaagattacattacaaaaaaaattgtatattttttttaaatctgtAAATCTATTTTTTATACTATGTATaaacacaattacatttcacaaatattatattactatttaaaaaaataaatagatattaaaaaaataaacaaatattaaGATTCAAATTCAAATGCaatatctattttttttaatatccatttatttttttaagtagtaatataatatttgtgaaatgtaattgtgtttATACATTGTAAAAAgaataaatttacaaattttaaaaaaaatatatgttaaAAAATGTAATTGTGTTTATACATTGTAAAAAgaataaatttacaaattttaaaaaaattatatcaaaaagattacattatgaaaaaaaaattgaatatattttttaaatctgaaaatctattttttttacaatatataaacacaattacatttcacaaatattatattactacttaaaaaataaatagatattaaaaaaataaacaaatattaaaattcaaattcaaatgcaTATTTTTACAAATTCACATATATgggtattaaaaaaaataaacaggCATTAAAAGAAGTGAGTATTTTTTTCCAATACATTAATAAGCCATTAATCTTTTTAACATGATTTTGTTTTCAAAATctgtaaatctttttttttttacaatgtataaacacaattacatttcacaaatattatattactacttaaaaaataaatagatattaaaacaaaataaacagacattaaaattcaaattgaaatgcatatttttataaatttaaattcaaatacatatttttacaaattcaaatatatgagtattaaaaaaaatatatggctattaaaaaaatattcaaatcaatggAACACTATTATGATTAGCGTTCCAAGACCTACAAAGGCTAATTATGTTAGCATCTTGAAAGGCTGCGACTGCAAGGACAACAGGTGGCTACGCTGTGCACCTGGGACATTAGCAATATTAGCTTGACCCATACGTTATTTTGATTCGCGTCTTGACTCCGAGACGCTAGTCATACTAGCGTTTTGGTGCAGCTTGCTCCCCTCCTTTCCACCTCAGTAACATTCTCCCTATTTTGATAATTAACTCAAACAAGACACTTTTTTCGTAAATAGTTTGGTACATTGCCCTAGTACGATCAATATCTCGCACCTATTCTATTCCATTTTCGTGTCTTTCTGCTATTTTCATCTTCAGTCAGTCAAGTTATCATGCGATGCCAATTTTTCTTCTCTATCTCATCAAATATTCAACATATGTTGAATCAAATGTTAATAGCTTTTCAAGATTGTAAAAACTTTCTCACAAATGTCAACTATCCTAAATAAATTGCTGCAGACTTTTATATCATTTCATAACCAATCCTTTGTTTTTTTGTGATAAATGATATCTACCCACCAGACTCAATAGAATTTGATTATCCTTGTTTTCTGTCTCTAAGGTGGATAATCGGACAATAATATTGATCTTGTTATAGTGTTATTTACTTGCAGATGTTCCTCATTTTAGTACATTCAAAGATAAAGGAAACGAAATTACGTATGCAAATACTTTTTTGCCCATTCGTTGTAATTTCTGCGtacaatttccattttcatcttTCATTCGGTTGGAGAAAAGGCTAGCTAGATTTATGGAAATACAAACTTGGGAAAGAACAACATCACTTCCGATCTATATAGCTCCTGCAACATAATAATTAATGGAGGTAACAAAGAATAGTCACCACCCAGTTGTACAGCTGCTTTTTCTAACTAAAAACCCAAAAGACTTGATGGAACTATTAACTGGAAAGCCTAATAAAGAAAAGAAACGAAGACAGATGAATTGCCTTTTTCCTCTTGTACAACCTTATTCAATTCTAACTTCACATTTGCGGAAAACCTTGACTCACTTCGATACGCTCAATCAATTTCTTGTCCCTTTTAATACATTCCAAGCAAATTAGGCCAAAAAGGGGAAAAGAAATTGCCATTAACAATTTTTTGTACTCTGAAATGAGATACTTGACATAATCTGGCAAAGCAAATTGGCCTGACCTAGCAGAATATGGAACCAAGTAATAGTTGTTTACAAAATCATTGCCCCCGACGGTGAACAGGATTAGTGCTCCATTTACAAGTCGGTTAGTCCGATCACCTCCAATAAGAGCACGAACCCGCTGCTGGTATTCTTGAAAGTATTCCAGTTGTATATACATTCTGATAACGTTCAGCTGCAAATTTAACCCTCTTAGGCATTAATTATCAGCAACAGAAGGAAAATTATTTAGGCAATTGCTTGACTTGCAATGAAATCCAGTGTCGTTGAGGAATCCAATCCCAGCAGAAGCAAAATTGGCACCATTAAACAACCTTCGTCCAGTTAGTTTGGACTCAGGTAGGGCAATGCAGGTTCTGCCCCAATCCGATCACCTGCGAATGCATAAAATCCACATAATAAAGTACTGAATATGAAATAAATGTAAATCCCATCAATATGCTAACACCGCAGAACCCAACTGATAATGTCTGGAATGTTAAAGCCATTAGAAAAACGGCCTATGGGACGATGAGTGGGGTAATCAATTCCATAAGGAGGAGAATCCGCGCGGCAGTCGTTGGAAGGTAATTGTTGTTGCCACTATCGACAAGTGAACCACCAAACACAAAGAATGTTCAAGCCTCAGCTGGCAGAACAACACTTGCAGCTACTAATAAGAGAAAAATCACAATGTGGGTAATGAATGGAAGACAAATAGCAGCCATTGGCATGATTCCaagaatttaatatattaaatgcaACCAACTAGCTAAGTctttcttatttgaaaaataatcaATTGAGATGGGTTTATATAATAGCTTGGTGGGCTTCAACTTTATTGGAGCTTGAAACATAAAATGCAAGCCAGGATAGGCGCTTGTGTAGTGCCGCACAACTACTTGCAGCAGTCTTGAATTAGTCCACGCTACTGCTAGTACTTAATCTTTTTGTACGTTTCAGCAAAAGTTGCTTTTCTAGAGCTAGTTCATGTGATGCTTAGTTGATTCATTACTAAGCATTAATTAGGATTAAACTCAATTAGTGTCCTTAATTGCTATTAGTAATCAATCTTATTAGCTAATTTATTGAGCCAAAAATTCTTCCAGAATGGGACTCCTCTCTCAGTAGAGTCTAACACTTGATAGATGATGAAATATTTTGCTTCCCCAAAAATATTTTGTCAAAAAATCTATAGTCAACCCTTATTAATGAATCCTCCTTATGTAGATGCCAAATCCCACGGGATTGTGAGATAGGGTGCATGCGCACGAGTACACTTCGAGATTATAGGTAAACTTAAAGGGCCAAACCATATTGTAAAATAATAGTAGTTTAAAGATTCAACTCCTGACaacttttttctttaaaattttccaaTATACCAAGAAGATAAAATTAATACAACCACGGTTGAAcaattaattaaagaaaataaatattacatCTTATTCGACAATTCGGTTCTAAGACATTTCAACGCATGAATTTCCTCAGCAAATCAACTACAACAAACAAACATGAGGATCATTAATAGAGAAAGAGGAACAGAAAATTTTTAGGAGAATCCGGTTCATTAGGTCCTGGAGTCTAAGGCCAAGATGGTGCTAAGGTTCATGGGGTTCATGTATTTGGTCGAGCCATTCAGGATTTGTTGAACAATGAGTCTGTTTGCCCTCTCTGATGGGTGGAATGGATCCCAAAACATATATTCATCCCTGTTAGAGCACAAGTTTGACGCTGATGTGCATAGTCCTAGTCCATTATAAGGTCCTTGCCCGCAACAAGCTACCTTTGATGTGGTAAATCCTGCATACCAACAACATTAATATTATTGAATCAGTCGAGCTTAATCCAGTTAACCTAAGAGCTCTGTTTTAGTGGTGTTGGAGTTGTTTTCAGAGGCTTAGATTAAACCAAAAATGTAATAATTATGATAAGACTTCAGAATTGACTAACCAAATGCTTGAGGATTACTGAAAAAGTTAGCTTTCATTTGGCCTGTATTTGCAGCAATAAAGATGTCTGAACCATATTGTTCGTTGAGATTTTTAATCATTGCAGTGAGTTGAGGATTGTACAAAGCAGCAGCTTGTTGCAGTTCAGGTGAGCATTTCCCATTTCTGCTCCTTAAGGCCAATTCTGCAGGGGCACAACCCATTGGACCTGTCCCTGTTACAAGAACCCTCCGTGCTCTAAGATCATATTGTCTCTGAAGAAGTTTTCTGTACTCAGGAATGATAAATTTCACATAATTTGGTACTGAATACTGCTGAGACCTTAAAGAGTTAGGCACCAAGTAATAGTTGCTAACAAAATCATTGCCACCAACTGTGATAAGCACAAGAGCCTCATTAACAAGTTTCTTGGTCTGCTTAGCTTCAATGATAGCAGCTACTCGCTGTTGATATTCTTGAAAGTACTCAAATTGTTGAAACATTCTGAGTATGTTTACCTGAAAATACATcattaattaatgatttaaaCTATTGAAATGTTAAAATCAAttggaaattatttgaatgtttgCACTTACAAATTGAACTCCAGTATCATTGAGGATTCCAATTCCAGCAGAGGCAAAATTGGCACCCATAAGTAGCTTCTTTCCAGTGAGCTTTGGACTCAAGTATGGCAATAGGAACTCCGTGCCAAGTGCTTGACCTACAAAAACTAAGTTTACATCAAGAAAAATGACAAATACATATGGTTAAGTACAAAGCACTGAAATGTTGAAATGAAAGATCATAGCAGCACAAAAATTAACTGATAAAATCAGGGATGCTAAGCCCATTAGAGAATCGGCCAGTTGGTTGATGAGTCGGAAAATCAATGCCATAAGGTGGAGAGTCTGCCCGTGCAGTGGTGAGTAGGTAATTGTTGTTGCCATGATCAACTCGTGAATCTCCAAACACAAAGAAGGCTCTAGCCTCAGCTTGAGGAGCAAGAGTACCAATTGTCGTAACTAGAGCTAACAAGATTGAGGATAAGAGAATTGAATTTGCCATGGAATTGGATTCCAAGAAAATCTTATGAGCAGGAACTGTGTGTACAGAAACCTTTAAAAAACCTGTTGCTGTGTGGATTCAAGAGTAAGGAAGGACTTATATATATAGGTAGGGGCTATGCGGATGGAGGAAAAATTAAGCCCGCAGAAAACTAAATCAAATTGGTACAGGTAGTTGTGTACGGAACACTGCTTGCTGACCTTCCAATGCACTAAGAAGAAGACCTGCATTAAAATTCTAGTGATTAAAGCAGTCTTTTTCTAGCTAGACAAATTAGTAATCCCAATTGCATCACTTCCAATATGACTAGATTATCTATCATAAAGTCAAAAACACTTGAATATTATCGGTAAACCATGAAACTACTAACTCAATGCCAATATTGCTATATcaaaaagaaagaggaaaatccCATCATGATGGGCCAGAAAAGGAGGCTCTTAACTTAGCAAAGCTGGGCAGGTATGGCAGAATTAACAGCAGTTTAAGCCACAAATCCCTGACAGAAACAAATACCATTTAATTCTATAACTGTAATCTTACATTTATTAAAACTCTTAAAATTAATACAAAGTTACCTAATTTCAATCAAAACTTCTTGtcattttt comes from the Hevea brasiliensis isolate MT/VB/25A 57/8 chromosome 5, ASM3005281v1, whole genome shotgun sequence genome and includes:
- the LOC110661446 gene encoding GDSL esterase/lipase At5g33370-like — translated: MGRAVEVILESVQFLQLQPNYAGHMLTYIGDSKSEPPSSKPAVCIYYANLSYIRPSLFFFYPYCIKIQELYCIVVYYCSLTLPMSIISPVGSSWVNLGIVLAMRTFALQADARAFFVFGDSLVDSGNNYLATTAHADSPPYGIDYPTHRPTGRFSNGLNIPDILSEHIGSEPALPNLSPELRGQKLLVGASFASAGIGILNDTGIQFLNIIRMYQQLEYFQQYQQRVQALIRAARTLKLVNKALVLITVGGNDFVNNYYLVPSSARSCQYDLPDYVKFLISEYRKLLMRLYELGARRVLVTGTGALGCVPAELAMRNTNGGCSAELQRAASLYNPQLVQMLNELNRKIGRQVFIRINTRQMNLDFITHPEAYGFSTSKIACCGQGPYNVIGLCTIFSNLCSDREPYAFWDPFHPSEKANRIIVDQIMTGSTDYMTPMNLSTIMTLDSRT
- the LOC110661445 gene encoding GDSL esterase/lipase At5g33370 isoform X2 — protein: MANSILLSSILLALVTTIGTLAPQAEARAFFVFGDSRVDHGNNNYLLTTARADSPPYGIDFPTHQPTGRFSNGLSIPDFISQALGTEFLLPYLSPKLTGKKLLMGANFASAGIGILNDTGVQFVNILRMFQQFEYFQEYQQRVAAIIEAKQTKKLVNEALVLITVGGNDFVSNYYLVPNSLRSQQYSVPNYVKFIIPEYRKLLQRQYDLRARRVLVTGTGPMGCAPAELALRSRNGKCSPELQQAAALYNPQLTAMIKNLNEQYGSDIFIAANTGQMKANFFSNPQAFGFTTSKVACCGQGPYNGLGLCTSASNLCSNRDEYMFWDPFHPSERANRLIVQQILNGSTKYMNPMNLSTILALDSRT
- the LOC110661445 gene encoding GDSL esterase/lipase At5g33370 isoform X1, which produces MANSILLSSILLALVTTIGTLAPQAEARAFFVFGDSRVDHGNNNYLLTTARADSPPYGIDFPTHQPTGRFSNGLSIPDFIIFVGQALGTEFLLPYLSPKLTGKKLLMGANFASAGIGILNDTGVQFVNILRMFQQFEYFQEYQQRVAAIIEAKQTKKLVNEALVLITVGGNDFVSNYYLVPNSLRSQQYSVPNYVKFIIPEYRKLLQRQYDLRARRVLVTGTGPMGCAPAELALRSRNGKCSPELQQAAALYNPQLTAMIKNLNEQYGSDIFIAANTGQMKANFFSNPQAFGFTTSKVACCGQGPYNGLGLCTSASNLCSNRDEYMFWDPFHPSERANRLIVQQILNGSTKYMNPMNLSTILALDSRT